The following proteins are encoded in a genomic region of Alnus glutinosa chromosome 8, dhAlnGlut1.1, whole genome shotgun sequence:
- the LOC133876557 gene encoding probable LRR receptor-like serine/threonine-protein kinase At1g56140 — protein MVGSRSSPVLVFALYAACIFGLPELAQAQNGTNAVTDPAEARVLNSIFQEWGISAPSAQWNISGQPCSGAAIGSIPIDNGDHNPFIKCDCSYDNNTTCHITALKVYALNAVGVIPEELWTLTFLTNLNLGQNYLTGNLSASIRNLTRMQYLSLGINALSGELPKELGELTNLISLSFSSNNFSGSLPSELGNLVNLQQIYFDSSGVSGEIPSTFANLRNLQIVWASDTELTGRIPDFIGNWSKLSDMRLQGNSFQGPIPSTLSNLTSLTELRISDLSNGSSSLAFIKDMKSLSILVLRNNNISDSIPSNIREYQKLTQLDLSFNNITGQIPDSLFNLSLLSYLFLGNNKLNGTLPANKSANLLNIDLSYNNLAGSFPSWINEQNLQLNVVSNNFTIESSNSSGLPSGLNCLQQNFSCNRGPGIYYNFGIKCGGPQITSSDGIVYERDNETLGPATYYVTNTERWAVSNVGYFTGSSNPQYTSTLLSQFTSIDSELFQTARLSASSLRYYGLGLENGNYTVRLQFVETAFPDTSTWQSLGRRVFDIYIQGNLVSKDFDIRREAGGVSMQPVPKVFQVQVSENYLEVHLFWAGKGTCCIPSQGTYGPSISAISATPDFTPTVNNKPPSKKKNRTGLIVGVVVGAGVLSFLSVFLVFYIVRRRKQLPTNDDAELLGIDVKTFTFSYAELKTATEEFSPANKLGEGGFGPVFKGTLDDGRVIAVKQLSVASHQGKNQFITEIATISAVQHRNLVKLYGCCIEGDQRLLVYEFLENRSLDQALFGKRSLNLDWSTRYDICLGVARGLAYLHEESRLRIVHRDVKASNILLDSDLIPKISDFGLAKLYDDKKTHISTRVAGTIGYLAPEYAMRGHLTEKADVFAFGVVALEIVSGRPNSDSSLEEEKVYLLEWAWHLHENNSEVDLMDSTLSEFNEEEVKRMIGVSLLCTQASPTLRPSMSRVVAMLSGDIEVSSVTSRPGYLTDWKFDDVTSSMSDVANKGTYASYHNSSASTSMVGDAENSPANASKPMLHEIIKEGR, from the exons GAAGGTTTATGCCTTGAATGCTGTTGGTGTAATCCCAGAAGAGCTATGGACTCTAACTTTCCTCACCAATCT GAATTTGGGCCAAAATTACTTGACAGGTAACCTGTCCGCATCCATTCGCAATCTAACTCGCATGCAATACCT GAGTCTTGGCATTAATGCATTATCAGGGGAGCTTCCAAAGGAACTTGGAGAGCTTACCAATTTAATATCATT GTCATTTTCATCGAACAACTTCTCGGGCTCTTTGCCATCTGAGCTTGGGAATTTAGTGAATCTACAACAAAT CTACTTTGATAGTTCTGGAGTTAGTGGTGAGATTCCTTCCACATTTGCTAACTTACGAAACCTCCAAATAGT GTGGGCATCAGACACTGAACTCACAGGCAGGATACCTGACTTCATAGGGAATTGGTCAAAGCTTTCTGACAT GAGGCTTCAAGGAAACTCTTTCCAAGGTCCAATCCCCTCAACACTTTCCAATTTGACTTCTCTGACAGAGTT GAGAATAAGTGATTTGTCTAATGGGAGCTCTTCACTGGCATTCATAAAGGATATGAAGTCTCTAAGTATCTT AGTGCTGAGGAACAATAACATTTCTGATTCAATTCCATCCAATATAAGAGAATACCAAAAATTGACACAGCT GGATTTGAGCTTCAACAATATAACAGGGCAGATTCCGGACTCCCTTTTCAATTTGAGTTTGCTCTCTTACTT GTTTCTTGGAAATAATAAGTTAAATGGCACACTGCCTGCAAACAAAAGTGCGAATCTTCTCAACAT TGATTTGTCGTACAATAATTTAGCGGGAAGCTTTCCTTCTTGGATCAACGAACAAAATTTACAACT CAATGTAGTTTCCAACAACTTCACAATAGAAAGTTCAAACAGCAG TGGTTTGCCTTCAGGATTGAACTGTCTACAACAAAACTTTTCTTGCAATCGAGGCCCTGGAATAT ATTATAACTTTGGCATTAAGTGTGGTGGTCCTCAGATTACGTCTTCTGATGGGATTGTCTATGAGAGGGATAACGAGACACTTGGTCCAGCCACGTATTATGTGACCAACACAGAAAGGTGGGCTGTTAGCAATGTTGGATATTTCACTGGGAGCAGTAATCCTCAGTACACAAGTACCTTGTTATCTCAATTCACAAGTATAGACTCAGAGCTGTTCCAGACAGCTCGACTCTCTGCTTCATCATTAAGGTACTATGGCTTGGGGCTTGAGAACGGGAACTACACTGTAAGGCTTCAGTTTGTAGAAACAGCTTTTCCAGACACTTCCACGTGGCAAAGTCTTGGGAGGCGTGTCTTCGATATTTATATCCAG GGGAATCTTGTTTCAAAGGATTTTGACATACGAAGGGAGGCTGGTGGAGTCTCTATGCAACCCGTTCCAAAGGTGTTTCAGGTCCAGGTATCAGAAAACTACCTTGAAGTCCATCTCTTTTGGGCTGGGAAAGGAACTTGCTGCATACCTAGTCAAGGTACTTATGGACCTTCTATTTCAGCCATCAGTGCTACCCCAG ATTTTACACCCACGGTTAATAACAAACCTCCAAGCAAAAAGAAGAATAGGACTGGTCTGATCGTAGGTGTCGTTGTTGGTGCTGGAGTTTTAAGCTTTCTATCTGTTTTTCTGGTTTTCTATATTGTTCGAAGAAGAAAACAACTTCCAACCAATGATGATGCGG AGCTCTTGGGAATAGATGTTAAAACATTCACTTTCAGCTACGCTGAACTAAAGACAGCTACAGAAGAATTTAGTCCTGCTAATAAGCTTGGAGAGGGAGGATTTGGACCTGTCTTTAAG GGAACACTTGATGATGGGAGAGTAATTGCTGTGAAGCAACTATCTGTAGCATCACACCAAGGAAAGAACCAGTTCATAACTGAGATTGCTACTATATCTGCTGTGCAACACCGCAACCTTGTGAAATTGTACGGATGTTGCATTGAGGGAGATCAACGACTACTTGTTTATGAGTTTCTAGAGAATAGAAGTCTTGATCAAGCGTTATTTG GAAAAAGAAGTTTAAATCTCGACTGGTCAACACGTTACGATATATGCTTGGGCGTAGCAAGAGGCTTAGCATATCTTCATGAGGAGTCAAGACTTCGAATTGTACACAGAGATGTGAAGGCCAGTAATATCCTGCTTGACTCTGATCTCATCCCCAAAATATCAGACTTTGGCTTGGCCAAGCTTTATGATGATAAAAAGACCCACATAAGCACCCGCGTTGCAGGAACTAT TGGGTATCTTGCACCGGAGTATGCCATGCGTGGGCACCTTACGGAGAAGGCTGATGTGTTTGCCTTTGGTGTTGTGGCTCTGGAGATTGTTAGCGGGAGGCCAAATTCTGACTCAAGcttggaggaagaaaaagtttatCTTCTTGAATGG GCTTGGCACTTGCATGAAAACAACAGTGAAGTTGATCTTATGGACTCCACATTATCAGAGTTCAATGAGGAAGAAGTAAAACGCATGATAGGAGTATCTCTTTTGTGCACGCAAGCATCCCCAACGTTACGGCCGTCAATGTCGCGTGTGGTGGCAATGCTTTCCGGAGATATTGAAGTGAGCTCTGTAACTTCAAGGCCTGGATATTTGACTGACTGGAAATTTGATGATGTAACCAGCTCAATGAGTGATGTTGCAAACAAAGGAACCTATGCAAGCTATCACAACTCATCAGCAAGTACAAGCATGGTGGGTGATGCAGAGAATTCACCAGCAAATGCTTCTAAACCCATGCTCCATGAGATTATCAAAGAGGGTAGGTGA